From the Salmo trutta chromosome 2, fSalTru1.1, whole genome shotgun sequence genome, one window contains:
- the nolc1 gene encoding nucleolar and coiled-body phosphoprotein 1 isoform X1 has protein sequence MAEQSSVPSDLYKHVYSFLLENKFTKAAQHFIKQAKVPPQDEKETAGLLDIFNFWVKSPEAKKRKALPIGPENSDSPSAKKAKTAESSSEESSSDEEEAAVAAKAAPTAAKAPRPAKSDSSSSDDSSDEEEAVAKKPAAAKAPVKTPVVSAVRKKDSSSSSESSEDEAKAPAAKRKAPAATPKVGKAAAVTPKAAAQKKTASSSSSEDSSSEDEAPTKTPVKPPGPVKTPPAKAAESSSDDSSSDEEEASPSNKTKSGAYRAVPPSAAAKTPAAKDSSSSDSSDDEEEEKKKKKVPTKAVPVKTTPAKTVTPKASAAAKKAESSSESTDSSSEEEEEEAAKKPAAKATPAKATPAKATPAKATPAKATPAKATPAKATPAKATPAEDSDSSSEDEEEAKKPVVIRVKSTAVKITVTPAKEDSSSDSSSEEEGSKTVKVAPATAAVTVAEVKEQGAKTVTVAGAKATVKVVEDSSSSSSSEDDEEGTVKVAPAKATPTVTRGKAAESSSDTDSSSEDEEEAKKPAAKVTPAKVAPAKKSDPSSSDSDSSSEDETPAKPAAAAPKAPAKAATENSSDSESSSEDDEPPAKKAPPAKKATPASVAKPASKPATPVTKAAAAESSSDSDSSSEDDEPPAKKATPSTVPKSASKPAIPVTKAAESSSDSDSSSDEDEAIANKPTSKPATPLVTKSASKPATPVVTKSAPAKAAAESSSDSDSSDSEDQAAAAKKTTTKPAAKRPAVKTPAKAAESSSSEESSSEEEEASKKHVKPAATTKTTTAARPKAKEDSSSSDDSSDEEAAPKPAAVKATTPASAKKAAESSSDSSDSSDSEVETETAKTTPAKPALTNGKPATPKATTSAVKATKPTKAAESSSSEESSSEEEASKKAVKPTASPKTTTAARPKTTPAATPKTTPAARPKTKEASSSSDDSSSEEEVAVKAPAAVTTPIANGTVNGKRKRDGEASEDEEELTTPKNKKAATTTPQTFPKVSKKINVPFRRIREEEIDVDNRLADNSFDAKRGSDGDWGQRANDVLRFTKGKSFRHEKTKKKRGSYCGGAISQSVNSIKFDSD, from the exons ATGGCGGAGCAAAGTTCCGTGCCGAGTGATCTTTACAAACATGTATATTCATTTCTACTGGAGAACAAGTTTACCAAGGCCGCCCAACACTTCATCAAACAAGCTAAAGTG CCACCCCAGGATGAAAAAGAAACTGCTGGTCTTCTTGACATCTTTAACTTCTGGGTAAA GTCTCCCGAAGCTAAGAAACGCAAGGCGCTGCCCATCGGTCCAGAAAACAGTGACAGTCCGTCTGCTAAGAAGGCAAAGACTGCAGAGAGCTCCAGTGAGGAGTCAAGCAGTGATGAGGAGGAAGCTGCGGTAGCTGCCAAGGCTGCACCCACAG CAGCCAAGGCTCCACGCCCTGCTAAATCAGATTCCAGCAGCAGTGATGATTCCAGTGACGAGGAGGAGGCTGTAGCAAAG AAACCTGCAGCAGCCAAAGCCCCAGTGAAGACCCCTGTGGTGTCAGCAGTCAGGAAAAAGGACTCCAGCTCCAGCAGTGAGTCATCTGAAGATGAGGCCAAAGCTCCTGCAGCTA AACGAAAGGCTCCTGCCGCGACCCCTAAGGTAGGAAAGGCTGCAGCCGTGACCCCTAAGGCAGCAGCTCAGAAGAAGACTgcgagcagcagcagtagtgagGACAGCTCCAGTGAAGACGAGGCGCCCACTAAG ACCCCGGTGAAACCCCCTGGCCCTGTCAAGACCCCTCCAGCTAAGGCCGCCGAGTCCAGCAGTGACGACTCTTCGTCAGATGAAGAGGAGGCCTCTCccagcaacaagacaaaatcag gTGCTTACAGGGCTGTCCCACCCTCTGCTGCAGCTAAGACCCCTGCTGCTAAGGACAGTAGTTCCTCAGACAGcagtgatgatgaggaggaggagaagaagaagaagaaagtgcCAA CTAAAGCAGTCCCAGTCAAAACCACCCCGGCCAAGACTGTGACCCCCAAAGCTTCTGCAGCTGCTAAGAAGGCAGAGTCCAGCTCTGAGAGCACAG ACTCCAgctctgaagaagaagaagaagaagcagcaaaGAAGCCAGCGGCTAAGGCTACCCCGGCTAAGGCTACCCCGGCTAAGGCTACCCCGGCTAAGGCTACCCCGGCTAAGGCTACCCCGGCTAAGGCTACCCCGGCTAAGGCTACCCCGGCTAAGGCTACCCCAGCAGAAGACTCCGACTCCAGCTCTGAGGATGAAGAAGAGGCTAAGAAGCCAGTAGTAATAAGGGTTAAGTCCACAGCTGTCAAAATAACGGTTACCCCTGCCAAGGAAGACTCTTCCTCAGACTCCAGCTCGGAGGAGGAGGGTTCGAAGACTGTGAAAGTAGCGCCAGCCACAGCAGCAGTAACGGTGGCAGAGGTAAAGGAGCAGGGGGCCAAGACTGTGACTGTAGCGGGGGCCAAGGCTACTGTGAAGGTGGTGGAAGACAGCTCCTCTTCCTCGAGCTCCGAGGATGACGAAGAGGGGACAGTGAAAGTAGCACCAGCTAAGGCGACTCCTACCGTGACCCGAGGCAAGGCTGCTGAATCCTCCTCGGACACTGACTCAAGCTCAGAAGATGAGGAAGAGGCTAAAAAGCCAGCAGCCAAGGTCACCCCAGCCAAGGTGGCCCCAGCTAAGAAATCCGACCCTTCCAGCTCTG ACTCTGACAGCAGTTCTGAGGACGAGACACCAGCTAAACCTGCTGCAGCTGCCCCCAAGGCCCCAGCCAAGGCTGCTACAGAAAACAGCTCGGATTCAGAATCTTCTTCTGAAGATGACGAACCCCCAGCTAAGAAGGCTCCCCCAGCTAAGAAGGCTACCCCAGCCTCTGTTGCTAAACCAGCCTCCAAACCAGCCACTCCGGTTACTAAAGCAGCTGCAGCGGAGAGCAGCTCGGACTCCGACTCTTCTTCTGAAGATGACGAACCCCCAGCTAAGAAGGCTACCCCATCCACTGTTCCTAAATCAGCTTCCAAACCAGCCATCCCGGTTACTAAAGCAGCCGAGAGCAGTTCAGACTCCGACTCTAGCTCAGATGAGGATGAGGCCATAGCTAACAAGCCTACCTCTAAACCAGCCACCCCACTGGTGACTAAATCAGCCTCTAAACCAGCCACCCCAGTGGTGACTAAATCAGCCCCAGCCAAGGCAGCAGCCGAGAGCAGCTCCGATTCAGACAGCTCGGACTCGGAGGACCAGGCTGCTGCTGCCAAAAAGACCACCACAAAACCTGCAGCCAAGCGTCCTGCCGTCAAGACGCCGGCTAAAGCTGCAGAGTCGTCATCGTCCGAGGAGAGTAGCTCTGAGGAAGAAGAGGCCAGTAAAAAGCATGTTAAACCCGCTGCCACCACCAAGACCACCACAGCAGCCAGACCTAAAGCCAAGGAGGACAGCAGCTCTTCAGATGACTCCAGTGATGAAGAGG CAGCACCCAAACCAGCAGCAGTGAAGGCTACAACCCCAGCCTCAGCTAAAAAGGCAGCCGAAAGCAGCTCAGACTCTTCCGACAGTTCCGACTCGGAGGTGGAGACAGAGACCGCCAAGACGACGCCCGCTAAGCCTGCTCTGACCAATGGAAAGCCAGCTACACCCAAAGCAACCACCTCCGCAGTCAAGGCAACAAAACCAACCAAGGCTGCCGAGTCTTCCTCTTCCGAGGAGAGTAGCTCTGAGGAAGAGGCCAGTAAAAAGGCTGTGAAACCCACTGCCAGCCCCAAGACCACCACAGCAGCCAGACCTAAAACCACCCCTGCTGCCACCCCCAAGACCACCCCAGCAGCCAGACCTAAAACCAAGGAGGCCAGCAGCTCATCAGATGACTCTTCTTCTGAAGAAGAGGTGGCGGTGAAAGCACCAGCAGCAGTCACCACTCCCATCGCTAACG gCACTGTAAACGGTAAGAGAAAAAGGGATGGAGAGGCCTCAGAGGATGAGGAAGAATTAACGACACCTAAAAATAAGAAGgcagcaacaacaacaccacAGACGTTCCCTAAAGTCTCTAAGAAG ATCAATGTACCTTTTCGTAGAATAAGAGAGGAGGAAATTGATGTGGATAACCGACTGGCTGACAACTCCTTCGATGCCAAG CGCGGGTCAGATGGAGACTGGGGCCAGAGGGCCAATGACGTGCTCCGCTTCACCAAGGGAAAGTCCTTCCGCCACGAGAAGACCAAGAAGAAGAGGGGTAGCTACTGCGGAGGAGCCATCTCCCAGTCCGTCAACTCCATCAAGTTCGACAGCGACTGA